One Silene latifolia isolate original U9 population chromosome 4, ASM4854445v1, whole genome shotgun sequence DNA segment encodes these proteins:
- the LOC141651693 gene encoding uncharacterized protein LOC141651693, whose protein sequence is MNGAPRPGKEYSIAKGYAWLHHSIHDIEWHHQVWNKWTVPKHSIIAWMYHHRGLNTKDKLFRLNIASDNLCCICGNEEETLQRSVFKCRSDKAVMALICVWIGYSLPETRDQDWRGNARLSRLKVGIINSILNVFVTYHIWRQRNGAIHEMQIQAPKQLSQTIRFEVRTIIQQQSKGTMPRRDRNWLEKLM, encoded by the coding sequence ATGAATGGAGCTCCCCGCCCTGGTAAAGAGTATTCCATTGCTAAAGGGTATGCTTGGCTACATCACTCTATTCACGATATAGAGTGGCATCATCAGGTTTGGAATAAGTGGACTGTCCCTAAACATTCTATTATAGCCTGGATGTACCATCATCGGGGGCTTAACACTAAGGACAAGCTTTTTAGACTCAACATTGCTAGTGATAATCTCTGTTGCATCTGTGGGAATGAGGAAGAAACCTTGCAAAGATCTGTTTTTAAATGCCGATCTGATAAGGCAGTGATGGCCTTGATCTGTGTTTGGATTGGTTACTCTTTGCCTGAAACTAGAGACCAGGATTGGAGGGGGAATGCTAGATTGTCCAGACTGAAAGTTGGAATTATTAATAGCATTCTGAATGTCTTTGTTACTTATCACATTTGGAGGCAACGAAATGGCGCGATACATGAGATGCAAATCCAAGCTCCAAAGCAGTTGTCCCAAACGATTCGATTTGAAGTTCGAACTATAATTCAACAGCAAAGTAAGGGCACAATGCCAAGGAGAGATCGTAATTGGCTTGAGAAACTTATGTAA